One Glycine max cultivar Williams 82 chromosome 6, Glycine_max_v4.0, whole genome shotgun sequence DNA segment encodes these proteins:
- the LOC100809901 gene encoding lysine-specific histone demethylase 1 homolog 2: protein METPSSNGSVSKRSLRRKVNLRNYDEDLMDEMFEKQLGGGLKKRSRTKEDLEKETETEAMIAMSLGFPIDALLEEEIKAGVVRELGGKEQNDYIVIRNHILALWRRGNVRLWLSKGMVRETVSNEYDHLINSAYDYLLYNGYINFGVSPAFTSQLPESTEGTAVVIGAGLAGLAAARQLLSFGYKVVVLEGRSRPGGRVYTQKVGREGKFASIDLGGSIITGIHANPLGVLARQLSIPLHKVRDDCPLYKPNGAPVDKETDASVEFVFNKLLDKVMELRQIMGGFASDTSLGSVLEMLRRLYNVTRSTDEKQLLDWHLANLEYANAGCLSNLSAAYWDQDDPYEMSGDHCFLAGGNMGLIKALCEGVPVFYGKTVNTIRYGNEGVEVIAGEHVFQADIALCTVPLGVLKKKAISFEPELPARKLEAIERMGFGLLNKVAMVFPHVFWGEDRDTFGCLNEHSHQRGEFFLFYCYHTVSGGPALIALVAGEAAQAFESTDASILLHRVLTVLKGIFHPKGIIVPDPIQSICTRWGSDPLSYGSYSHVSVNSSGADYDILAENVGNRLFFAGEATSRQYPATMHGAFLSGLREASHIYRSARIQNNPRKCMPKNIVSNDILGDLFKWPDLEFGKFAFIFYPSPENLQSTGLLQVTIGDAEEIYEELFSSYPNAAKWPLQLYTIISREQAQQLQKVEGGNESLLSFLVKTLGLKLMGPNALLTAGNTLIASIAHSRKGRWRNRVITC from the exons ATGGAAACCCCGTCTTCAAATGGATCGGTTTCGAAGCGTTCGCTGAGGAGGAAGGTGAATTTGAGGAACTATGATGAGGATCTGATGGATGAGATGTTTGAGAAGCAGTTGGGAGGTGGTTTGAAGAAGAGGAGTAGGACTAAGGAAGATTTGGAGAAGGAAACTGAGACTGAGGCTATGATTGCGATGTCGCTCGGTTTTCCTATTGATGCTTTGCTTGAGGAGGAGATTAAAGCTGGGGTTGTGAGGGAGTTGGGTGGGAAGGAGCAGAATGATTATATAGTCATAAGGAATCATATATTGGCTCTGTGGAGGAGGGGGAATGTCAGGTTGTGGTTGAGTAAAGGGATGGTTAGAGAAACTGTGAGCAATGAGTATGATCATTTGATTAATTCTGCTTATGACTATCTTTTGTATAACGGCTACATAAATTTTGGCGTTTCACCCGCGTTTACTTCTCAGTTGCCCGAGTCAACTGAGGGGACTGCGGTTGTTATTGGTGCTGGCCTTGCCGGGTTGGCAGCAGCGAGGCAACTCTTGTCGTTTGGTTACAAGGTTGTGGTTTTGGAAGGCAGGAGCCGGCCTGGTGGTCGAGTTTATACTCAGAAGGTGGGGCGCGAGGGTAAGTTTGCTTCCATTGATCTTGGTGGGAGTATTATTACAGGCATTCATGCTAACCCTTTAGGGGTTCTGGCTCGACAGCTTTCTATACCACTTCATAAAGTCAGAGATGATTGCCCTTTGTATAAGCCAAATGGGGCACCGGTTGATAAGGAAACGGATGCAAGCGTTGAATTTGTATTCAATAAGTTGCTTGACAAGGTTATGGAGTTGAGGCAAATTATGGGTGGGTTCGCAAGTGATACCTCTCTTGGTTCGGTCTTGGAGATGCTCAGGCGGTTGTATAATGTGACCCGAAGTACAGATGAGAAGCAGTTGCTTGATTGGCATCTTGCAAATTTGGAATATGCAAATGCTGGGTGCCTTTCAAATCTTTCGGCTGCCTATTGGGATCAAGATGATCCTTATGAAATGAGCGGTGATCACTGCTTTCTTGCTGGAGGAAATATGGGGTTGATAAAAGCTTTATGTGAAGGAGTTCCTGTTTTTTATGGAAAGACCGTCAATACTATCAGATATGGAAATGAGGGTGTTGAGGTTATTGCTGGGGAACATGTCTTTCAAGCAGATATCGCCTTATGCACTGTGCCTCTTGGAGTTCTTAAAAAGAAGGCCATCAGTTTTGAACCTGAATTGCCTGCAAGGAAATTGGAAGCAATTGAGAGGATGGGGTTTGGGCTGCTGAACAAGGTTGCTATGGTTTTTCCTCATGTGTTTTGGGGGGAAGATCGAGACACATTTGGATGTCTCAATGAACATAGTCATCAACGTGGGGAATTTTTCCTATTTTACTGTTACCATACAGTTTCTGGAGGTCCAGCACTTATTGCGCTGGTGGCTGGTGAAGCTGCACAAGCCTTTGAATCCACAGATGCTTCCATTTTGCTGCATCGGGTTTTGACCGTGTTAAAAG GAATATTTCATCCCAAAGGCATCATTGTGCCTGATCCAATACAGTCAATTTGTACAAGATGGGGCAGTGATCCCCTTTCTTATGGTTCCTACTCTCATGTTAGCGTTAATTCATCTGGTGCCGATTATGATATACTCGCTGAAAACGTGGGGAATAGATTGTTCTTTGCTGGTGAGGCCACGAGTAGGCAATACCCAGCTACTATGCATGGTGCTTTCTTGAGTGGCTTAAGGGAAGCATCACACATTTACCGATCAGCTCGGATTCAAAACAATCCTAGGAAGTGCATGCCTAAGAATATCGTAAGCAATGACATCCTGGGTGATTTATTCAAGTGGCCTGATTTGGAATTTGGGAagtttgctttcattttttatccgTCTCCAGAAAATCTGCAGTCAACGGGGCTTCTGCAAGTCACTATTGGTGATGCTGAAGAAATTTATGAGGAGCTGTTTAGCAGCTACCCAAATGCAGCAAAATGGCCCTTGCAGCTGTACACTATAATATCCCGTGAACAAGCCCAGCAGCTACAAAAAGTTGAGGGAGGGAATGAAAGCCTGTTATCCTTTTTGGTAAAAACCCTTGGCTTAAAGCTTATGGGGCCAAATGCTTTGCTTACTGCAGGCAACACATTGATAGCTAGCATAGCTCATTCACGGAAAGGCCGGTGGAGGAACCGTGTAATTACTTGTTAA